TTTATCATGCGTCATTGGCACTGGTCTTTTTGGATACGCGGGCGTCCTTGTGGGGAGGGTTATGGAATTGGAAGAATTATATTGCTTTACCACACCGTTGCAAAGCACAGCGGAGAGAGTATAGTTATAGTATAGTTAGTGTGGCATAAAGCAGGGAAAGGTAGTTTCACCTCCACCAGTGTTTCAAAAGTTATTTGTAGTTTGTGGCAATTCAGTCTTTACAGCCCTCTTATCAGGACCGTTCAAATGCTTTTAACCGTACCATTTTTGATCAGGTGTCTTATCGTTTGATTGGCTTCGGCGCTGTACTCGAAACGGGAAACCTCTGGAATCTGGTGGctaacatttttttacaaagcAACTATTCTAGGAACTTTTCATAACCATCACCCAGTAACCTTGGTCGGTGGAGCGGCGATAATCCTATATCGAAATAGGAAGTGATAAAATCCTTCCTGAAAAGCTCTTACTATACATGTGTAGGGTTGCGGATGGTAGATTCTGCCACTGACCAAAACATTGACCGGCAGCATATCTTATCATACATTCCTTGGTAATgtaataatatttttgtttcccttGCTTGTGATGAATCTATGAACCAAAAAACGCCTTTAGATACATTTCAATGTTATGTTATTGGACTTGTACATCATTCGTACATACAGCATATGACCCCCTGGAATTTTTCAACCTTAAGTATATTGTAGCTTCATACAGATGTTTTACTTGTTGAAGTTGAAAAATCTTACTAAAATACTTGTTCTGTACAGTtgtgttatttaaaaaaaatcgtaaaaaataCGACAAAGAGCATTGCTTATTCTAATTCCAACTGTGCAAACCCAAGGACATGTTCAATCTCTGCAAATGTGTAGCCGAATGAATGTTaaattctttatttatttgtatgCTTCAATGTATGCGTAATTGGACATTGACATAGTTGAAAGATAAGATTAGGCCCAAAAACAGGGCAAGTCTACCAGTTCCACCTGTTTGTTTCCTGCTGTGTTCAGCGCGTGTTCCTAAACCGCAACCTGGtaatgtgtgtgcgcggatgGTCGTTGAGTTCTATCGTGAAGTTTGGCATTGGACGTGGTGGTGCTTCAAAGCAAACGGCCCGGACCTACATCGCCCGAACCACGGCGGTGCTTCTTTTTCCCATTTCTTTCTGCATCACACTGTTTTTCATGCACGCCGCCGACCCCTGAACAGCTGAACACATCACAGTCCTCATCATGCGCGATCAACACTTATCAGGGACCGCTAGAACCGACTGGCCAGAGATAACTTCAGTTGCGAACCACTCACGTCACACGAAGTGGTCTTTCGAGTCACAAGTATCTACTACCggagtgtatgtatgtgtttgtgcgcaTGAAGGAGGGCACTTTTCGGTCAGGGGCGAATGATAGAATCTTCATGATCGCACACCGCACAATTTGTCAATCGTTTCAtgataacacacaaacacatttacTGGGAACCAGAGTGCTTGAGACAGAGGAGGGTGCTGTAATTTCGCAATCTGCAACGATAGGCTTGGCCGCCGGTGGCACTGCACGTTAGTTAAAAAATGGAGCAATTGTCCTCGCCGCGATTGAAGCCACCCCCACGATGAAGGGCCACAGGGTCGGTCGATAAGCAGAGAGGGGATTCGCAAAGGTATTCGCAAATTATCGCACAGAGCCAAAGTTAATTGCCCTTAATGCGCGAGGATCAACAAGAAGCATGCACATGCGTCAGTACccaagagaacgagagagagagagagagagagagagagagagagagagagagagagagagagagagagagagagagagagagagagagagagagagagagattgtgAGAGCAATAGAGATCCGTTTCACCCCGTTGTACATGGAACTGGATGCACTTTTTACTTATTATTTTGGCAATATAATCGAAAATGACTTGAACGCCGCACCATGAAGGGAGGGAAAACGCACAAGGAAAAGCTAAAGAGAAAGGAAATTTTCTAACCGCACTGACTACGCTTTATGGGGTGAAAACTCTACGAACTGTTAAAaggacacacatacatctgTAAGCGAGTATCACAAGGGATTTTCGCTCGGGTCACGATCAAAAGCTGACGCGTGCCAACGAACGTACGAGATGGGCGTGAAAATGGTGTcgctttttaatttatttcactcaatattcattgcATATGTTCAAGGGTGTCTTTGGGGGAAGTTTTTCGATACCTTCcggtgtgctgttgttgttgtccggTCGGATGTCAAGGTCTGGTTGGCAAAATTGCAGAAGAGAGGCGCAGGTGCGTGATAGCGAAGTTATAAATATTAAACGCACGAAAGTGGTGGCAATCTGGCGCAGGGAAAATCGTCCATCCAACCCCCATCCCCTCCTCCTCTCCTCTCCCATCGGGGTCATTTATTTGAACTGCGCGGTTGAGATTTTTATCATCGCTTTGTGCGGCCTCCTTTTCCACCTTTCTTCCGAATGGAAAAGCCAGGTTGCTGATGCTATCGGTCAGTTCCTACTGTAGAAACTGAAACGCAAAGCTCgaagcattttgttttatttattccagtttttgttttgttttgtggtttaaatgtaaagaaaatcAAAAGTGGTACCAAAAACCTTGCGTTTGCTGTGGTGTAAATCGGATAATAAAACACCTGATTTACAGCACAATCCCTTTCGTTGAAGCTTGCTGATCGATTTGCCTGCCTTTATTGATAAAACATTCACTTGACTTTCGTTTGCCGTCGAACCGTCAAAAAACGAAAAGTCAGTCAACCGTTTCGCTGCCGACGTAAAAGCCCGGACGCGCCCCGGACGATATGTAAATTCACAAGTTCTACACTCATTTCCGGGCTCGAATGCTAGAACCATTATGACTCCATCCACGATGAGTAAGCGCCAACGGGTGTGAGACCTTACGGCGAATGCGCCATCCCTCGCATAAGCCCTTCGTTCCTCGGAAGCTTTGCAACGGCGCACGGCGCAGCACAAGCCAGGAAACTAAGCGACCGTAAACGAAGAAAGAAAGTCAGCCTTCGGCAAGGTCGATGCACGCGCCCCTTGCTCCATTATAACCCATTTTACCACTTTGCCACCCATTATCAaggtttattgtttgttttgtttcactttctatCGCTTGTTCTGTGTTCCCGTGCCGGAAGTGTGTGCCAACTCCGATAGCAGTGCATGACCAGCGCATGAGAAGCATAATTTCCCAAGAAATGTCGTTACAGGATCCGTGGCCTGTGGTGGTGCCGTACTGGGACTGGCGATAATGTTATTGTCTTCTCCCCACGTTGAACGCGAAATGACTCATTGCGAATTCTTAAAGCGCACCCTTCGCGAGGGCACGTACACCGTCGTCTACCGGTTAAATAATCATCGGGTGACAGTTTGTCTGGGGTGTGTGCTTGGCAGGAAAGATGCATAAAACAGTGTTAAAAAGATCGTCTTTAACAAACCGCGCTATACGCGCGAAACTGAGTCTATTTTTGCAGTACTCAACATCTCTTTATTGCTTGTTATCACCTGTACCTACACGTCATGTTCAATTATTCATACATTTTCTCCTACGCTTTATTTCCTCCGACAGATCGACACCAACAAAGACGGCTTCATCGAGCTGAAGGAGCTGAAGGATGCACTCGACCAGGTGGGCTTCAAGCTGCCCGGCTACCAGGTACGCCTGATGATCGACGAGTACTCGAACAAGCAGCGATCGCAACACGTTGGCAAGCTGTCGTACGACGAGTTCGAGTCACTGTGCATGGACCTGAAGGCGAAGGATGTGGCGAGCACGTTCAAGAAGGTGGTCTCGAAGAAGGAAAACCTAGAAACGCTGGGCGGCATGTCGGACTCGTCCGCCGCCGGTACGACACATTCGGTGCGCGTCGAGGAGCAGTTAGCGTTTAGCGACTGGATCAACTCGAACCTGGTGCACGATCCGGATCTGAAGCACCTGCTGCCGCTCGATTCGGAGGGCAAGCTGCTGTACGACAAGATGAAGGACGGCATACTGCTGTGCAAAATCGTCAACCACTCCTGCCCGGACACGATCGATGAGCGGGCGATCAACAAGAAAAATTTGACCGTGTACACCAAGTTCGAGAACCTGACGCTGGCGTTGGTGTCCTCGCAGGCAATCGGCTGCAACATCGTCAACATTGATGCACACGATCTCGCCAAAGGCAAGCCGCACCTGGTGCTCGGTCTGCTCTGGCAGATTATTCGCATCGGGCTGTTCAGTCACATCACGCTAGACAGCTGTCCGGGGCTTGCCACGCTGCTCTCCGATGGTGAGCGGCTCGAGGATCTGATGAAGCTGTCACCCGAAGCGATCTTGCTGCGCTGGGTCAACCACCATCTCGAGCGGGCCGGCATTGCCCGGCGCTGCACAAACTTCCAGAGCGACATCTCCGACTCGGAGGTGTACTCGTACCTGCTGAATCAAATCGCTCCCAAGGATGCCGGTGTGAACGTGGAAGCGCTCAGAGTAAGTGTCGGGGATGTGGGCGACAAAACGGCAGGATTGCTCAAGCATCTAATTCTCGTGTTTGTGATTTGCAGGAACAAAACGCCTTAAACCGTGCCGAAATGATGCTGCAACAAGCGGCCAAGCTGAACTGCCGATCGTTTGTCACCCCGCAGGACGTCGTCAACGGAGTCTACAAGCTCAATTTGGCCTTTGTAGCTAATCTGTTCAACAATCACCCGGGACTGGACCAGCCGGAAGAGATCGAAGGGCTAGAGTCGATCGAGGAGACGCGCGAAGAGAAAAGTAGGGACAGCGAGATCAAATACAAGCCATTTTTCATAGTATGTGGTATATAACGAGCGTCATAAATTTCTGTCTCTGCAGCTTATCGCAATTGGATGAATTCGATGGGTGTCAAACCGCACGTGAACTGGCTGTACTCGGATCTGGCGGACGGACTCATCATCTTCCAGCTGTTCGACATTATTCAGCCGGGCAGCGTGCAGTGGAAGCGGGTGCATCAAAAATTCACACCGTTACGGAAGTTCATGGAAAAGCTGGAAAACTGCAACTATGCGGTTGAGCTAGGCAAGCAGCAAAAGTTTTCGCTGGTCGGCATTGCCGGACAGGATCTGAGCGATGGCAATGCGACGCTTACGCTCGGTAGGTGAAATTAATTTCTGTCCTTGCCAACGGACTTATACAGTGAACGTATTGTAATGAATGTTTTAACCACCATTTTATCGACAGCACTTATCTGGCAGCTGATGAGAGCTTACACGCTTTCGATTTTGTCCCGCTTGGCCAACACCGGCAATCCGATCATCGAGAAGGAAATTGTCCAGTGGGTGAACTCAAAGCTGCAAAGCGCAGGCAAACGGACGAGCCTGAAAAGCTTCCAGGATCCGGCGATCGCTGATGGCAAAATCATTATCGATCTGATCGATACGATCAAACCCGGCAGCATCAACTACGACAACGTCCGCGACGGTGGCAACCCGGAGGAGAACTTGGAGAACGCTAAGTACGCGGTGTCAATGGCACGTAAGATCGGTGCACGTGTTTACGCCCTGCCGGAGGATATCACCGAGGTGAAGGCAAAGATGATCATGACCGTGTTCGCCTGCCTGATGGCGATGGACTACGTGCCAAACATGGACAGTGCGAAATCGGCACCACCGGTCGCTGCAGTCGTGCAGGCTCCGGTTCCCCAGCAGCTTCCACAGCCACCCGTGCTGGTAGACAACGAACCGACGGCAGCAGCTCCTGCAACGGTCGTAACCAACGGCACAAACGGGAACGGTACCGTCGGTGACGACGAAGAGGAGCATCATTTGCAAGAGGAGCCGCAGGAAGCGTCAGAGGAATCCACCACCGTACCGACGACCACGGCCAGCGAAACGATACCATCCACCTCACCTACACCGCCGCAAACCAACGATGAGTTCGCAGATTGAACGCCTCACGTCGTCCAGGGTGTGTTGGAAATTGAGCATAGATCATCGTCGGGGTGGGGTGATATGCAACGGATTTGTGGCAGTAGCAACGCAACACAGTGGCCACAACAGTCAATATAATACCAGGTTACAACGGGGGACAAAGTGATGCTGTGTAGAGAGAGAATTAAACCTTTCCACGCATGTCTATCGTGAGAATGtgagtttgtttgtatgtatggTCATGTAATGTATgtatgcatgtatgtgtgtatgcaagCAAACAACGGGTGACCGGATGGCTTAAGCTCGTAGCTACAGGTTTGTGTGCACGTGGATGTAAAGTAAACAGGGCTAACGATCGTGTAATCAAACTTCTTAGTTCTGAAGTGTAAGAACAACATATACAAGAATATAACGCGTATGGATGTAATTGGTTTCGGAGGTAATGCAATAACAATTAGCTATAATTACATTCATAACATTCGTAATAATTGTAGGGATAAGCAGGCAAGATCATCTACCAACCGTCTAAacccccacacacatacacacacaagtaaTGTGTGGCAAGAGATATCAGCTTCAAGCGTTTGAATTATTATAAACTATGTGGCCATGATGCGAGTAGCCCAAACATATTTGCATAGGTCGCACGTAAGTCAACGTTctttggaatgttttttgAGTTGTATATTTGATTTCCTtctttaattgatttaaactGAACATTTTCATGCAACTAACCATTAGTCGCGGGCAACGAGAAATTACGAATAGCCTTCTTGACAGCcgctgcaaaacaaaatacgTGTAAAGtatcaatttaaaatgtaTAACTTAGGCTCAGATTAACTTGCGCTACCGGCGTGGAGGGACATAGGAGAACAGGATTTTtagataatttaatttcagaAATAGTACTACGATTGTTTAGGCAACCACATAGTTGTCACAAAACGTTGTCGAAAAGAAGATAGAGATCAACAACTGTCCGAGAACGGTATAAAATGAATCCACTTTCTGAACCAAAAACCAATGGAAGAAGGAATTGCACAGCACCAGGGAATTTAAAAGCAGAAACTTTGAAAGAATGATTGATTGCAATAACACATCCTTTCGCGCAATCGTTTgtggcaatatttttaccCTTTTGTATTCGAAACTTGTTCACTGAACGATGGGCCATGGGtccatttgttttattaaaccAAAAGAcagaatattaaaaacaaaacaaagcaaaaattaGCAGTTATGTGCCAAactgaaattaaattgttcaCCCCCTTCACATAATTCACGAAACGGTGGCACATTATATGCTTAGCAATGCTTGCAAGTAACACAATGTTGCGCCCCATTAAATGCACCACGTTTCCAGACGTTCCTTTGCGCACCCGATTAAAGCTCTAAATGGTTAAAGAATTACATCAACTATTGGAACAACATTGGAATAATTTAGACGGAAGAGAAATTCCTATAGGAATAGAAAGGAACAACTAACACATGGTTATATTGCTTTGCAAATTTACAATTTGATTGAAATAGgttcttaaattttatttcacttcacTGCAATTAGTACATTCGAATACAATGCAGAGAAATGTGTTCTCCCATTTATTCATGTACAGCTAGAATAACAATGGCGGGGAAGGGGAGGGGAAAATTTATGTTAAGCATAAAAGAAACGCTAAACCATGTAAAGGGCGAATAATTAGCGTAAAAAGGATGACTAAAccattcagaatgaaaaatctATCTGTAAAATGCAGTATTAGGTTCATTATATCGTTCGTCAgcgtgcatgtatgtgtgtgtgtgtattgcatCATTCATACCGATGGTGTTTTATccgcacacgctcacacataaacacataaacacagaTGTGCATATCGAACCACGTGGATTGAAAAGCTTATGTTTGATGCTTCtttgagttattttattagtgTTTGTTTTACCAGTAGAATAAGAAACCGGAATACGAAGAAACATCTAAACATTGGACGTAAAGTGTAGAAAGCATTACGGAAATCAGCTCGCAACTCAATCGATTGATACTACAGTCCGAATGCACTGAATGAACTTTGATTGCAACTATTGAATTTGTGCCAGTTAATTGGCACGCtttttttcaaacagaaaaaatccAGATTTTGTTCTTGATACGTCTTCTAAAATGCAAACTATTTAATTGTGTCTGTATtgcttaaaataataattattcaaTCGTACCTCACCCAGACAAACTGCACCAATTATTGGAAATATGCGATTTTTCTCCCAATAGGAAATGATAATTGTATCAAGAGTGTAGATCAAAAGACTTAACCGGGCGGCTTTGCATTATAATACAGACAGTGGATTAACTtacaatgaaataaaatcaaacatcaTCCGATTACAAAAAACAGGCTTGTTTTACATGTTGTAGTTTTGCGTGATGCAgttcgtttgtgtttgtatagGTCCACACATATCACCTCTTGTCATACTGCTTGAACGCTTTAGAACTGTTACACTGTTTGGTGAAttgtgtttgaataattttataatagtATACTTCTTCTCCAAAGAGCAACCtcattatttatcttttttgttgtcggCTTCACACTCCACCGCATCATTTTCACCCTTCTCTTCCATAATTGTCTCGCTCGTTGGGCCTTCATCCAAAGAACGTTCCTTATTGGTACATTCAGCAGACGTATGGTCACGTGCTTTTGAGCTGGTCTTCACTCTATCAACTTCCTCGTCGGGCAACATTCTCGATCGTTCTTCGACCCGTCGATACAGTTGTTCCTGATTCTTTTCCAAATAACCCGGTAGCCAGAAAATGGCCTGTACTAGTCTGCAATGTGTAAAGATTTGTTACATTTCGGGACGGTATGAGAAGAAAGGAGAGGGAATAACAAAACTTACTTAAATAGTACCCATCCGGAAAATACCAAGCAGAGACACGTGCCGGAAGTTTTCACCATGGCCGCATAATCCGGTACCACTTGTTGATGCTTCATAGTACCAACACGGCGGCGAGAAAGAGGCGGATTTGTCGTGGGTGCTTTTGATAAGAACAATCCAAAGGCGGCTAGCGAGTTCTGAACACTTCAGCAACTGTGTGCAGCAGGAACGTCCTCACACACGCTGTTGTATCTATCGATTGATCTTTGCTGCAATTGAACAACTCTTCAAGCACAGCTAAATGACACACACGACACGACGCAACACGGATGCTCGGCGAGTGGGTGTTTTGGTACATCATCGTCATGGAGACCGAATGTTGTCCTGAGGTTCACGTGTCTTAACTCACCTGGCTGTAATTGCTTGCATTATTGTATGGAAAAAATGATTCATTTcagttttttattattttattttctcagtTGATCCTTTATCAGTGACTTACACTGCTAAACATAACTTGGGGCTGATTGTTAGAGGACTTAACATGCCTTGGAAGCATTTTAAATActacttttgttttgtagaaatatttgaaaactTCTTCTAGGAATAAAGCGAACATCTATCGCACAAATTTTATACACACATCAACCAATATAGATGTTCGCTTTCTCCTTCACAAGCAAAACAGGAAAGATGTTCGTACATAGGAGATCTTTTGGCACAAAAACGAAGTTATCAGATCATAGCAACCATAGCAACAAATACATTCTCTTTCCAGTTTATGAAGCTGATAATTATTCTTcttgccggtctcatggtacagtcgtcaactcgtacgacttaataacatgcccgtcatgggttcaagccccaaatagaccgtgccgccatacgtaggactgactatcctgctatggggggaaatcaataagtcactgaaagccaaccccacaagtgggttggcaggccttgaccggcatcggttgttgagccaaagaagaagaagaagaattattcTTCACAATTGGAATGCTCAAGATACAAGTGATAGATAATGATGTGTGTTTCCTTGTGCTACTTTCTGGCGCAATATAGGACGTAGTAACTGATCAAGATCTTCAAGCAGACCGTTAATATTCCGGAAATTCTGGTAATGGTAACAACTAAGGGACGGTACCTTGGTACAGTCATCTACTCGCACGACTCAAAAACATGCCATATATCAACCGAACTGTCCCACCGTAGCAAAGTCATGacgccaaaaataaaaaaaagaagaaaacaactaATATTAGGAATTTAAGAAAATGTAATGGCGACCTAAGTAGATTTCTACTTCACAAATCATATTAGTAGTTACTTATTAAAGTTATTTTAAAATCTATTCCGCTTTTTTACCTCGAGCAACGATTCTAGGCTTATTGGAAGCAATATTTTTACCTTTCATGCATAATCGCAATTAAATAATGGAATGCAACCTCCCCTCGACCACTTACTTCTAGATATGTTGGAATAAACCCGACTACATAGCACTGGAGCCGGGAGAAATATGCCAAGCACATAGCtcgatacaaaaaaatacacactttCAATTTCGTCGCAATCAGTGCGTAAAGGAAAACGAAAAGACATTCGTGGAAAGGGGTTAAAAAACCAAAGGTGCTGGGGCTGTACTGGGGCGCCTACACTATTACATCTGTTTGCACCCTTTCCCCCATTTTCCTTCCAGTTACAATTAGCACCGTTTAGGTGGCACCGATTTGCATAGTGTGAACATGCACACCACCCTCGATCGCGATGCTGCTAGCAGCTGGGAGTGCATTCGGTGCAACGCCACATCATCCAACCGCCCACCACCACTCACCGACTGTTGATGCGGAACGTTCTTCCCGGCTCGTTCAACCGCACGCGGCGTTCCCCATTGTCATGCGATCGATTCGCGAACATGCGTGACCAAATCGATTCGACACCAAATCAATTCGCGCCGCACGACACTAGCTACAAACTCTGGGCTCGGTTTGTGGAAGGATACGGTTGATCAGTTTCGAAACCCCATGTCGTATGGGTCTTAGGGA
This is a stretch of genomic DNA from Anopheles merus strain MAF chromosome 2R, AmerM5.1, whole genome shotgun sequence. It encodes these proteins:
- the LOC121590419 gene encoding plastin-1 isoform X1, which codes for MASFRNAAHHQKSLSVEERAEMREKFEEIDTNKDGFIELKELKDALDQVGFKLPGYQVRLMIDEYSNKQRSQHVGKLSYDEFESLCMDLKAKDVASTFKKVVSKKENLETLGGMSDSSAAGTTHSVRVEEQLAFSDWINSNLVHDPDLKHLLPLDSEGKLLYDKMKDGILLCKIVNHSCPDTIDERAINKKNLTVYTKFENLTLALVSSQAIGCNIVNIDAHDLAKGKPHLVLGLLWQIIRIGLFSHITLDSCPGLATLLSDGERLEDLMKLSPEAILLRWVNHHLERAGIARRCTNFQSDISDSEVYSYLLNQIAPKDAGVNVEALREQNALNRAEMMLQQAAKLNCRSFVTPQDVVNGVYKLNLAFVANLFNNHPGLDQPEEIEGLESIEETREEKTYRNWMNSMGVKPHVNWLYSDLADGLIIFQLFDIIQPGSVQWKRVHQKFTPLRKFMEKLENCNYAVELGKQQKFSLVGIAGQDLSDGNATLTLALIWQLMRAYTLSILSRLANTGNPIIEKEIVQWVNSKLQSAGKRTSLKSFQDPAIADGKIIIDLIDTIKPGSINYDNVRDGGNPEENLENAKYAVSMARKIGARVYALPEDITEVKAKMIMTVFACLMAMDYVPNMDSAKSAPPVAAVVQAPVPQQLPQPPVLVDNEPTAAAPATVVTNGTNGNGTVGDDEEEHHLQEEPQEASEESTTVPTTTASETIPSTSPTPPQTNDEFAD
- the LOC121590419 gene encoding plastin-1 isoform X2, with the protein product MDIHQIAKEDELLEFRRIFTPELYDQIDTNKDGFIELKELKDALDQVGFKLPGYQVRLMIDEYSNKQRSQHVGKLSYDEFESLCMDLKAKDVASTFKKVVSKKENLETLGGMSDSSAAGTTHSVRVEEQLAFSDWINSNLVHDPDLKHLLPLDSEGKLLYDKMKDGILLCKIVNHSCPDTIDERAINKKNLTVYTKFENLTLALVSSQAIGCNIVNIDAHDLAKGKPHLVLGLLWQIIRIGLFSHITLDSCPGLATLLSDGERLEDLMKLSPEAILLRWVNHHLERAGIARRCTNFQSDISDSEVYSYLLNQIAPKDAGVNVEALREQNALNRAEMMLQQAAKLNCRSFVTPQDVVNGVYKLNLAFVANLFNNHPGLDQPEEIEGLESIEETREEKTYRNWMNSMGVKPHVNWLYSDLADGLIIFQLFDIIQPGSVQWKRVHQKFTPLRKFMEKLENCNYAVELGKQQKFSLVGIAGQDLSDGNATLTLALIWQLMRAYTLSILSRLANTGNPIIEKEIVQWVNSKLQSAGKRTSLKSFQDPAIADGKIIIDLIDTIKPGSINYDNVRDGGNPEENLENAKYAVSMARKIGARVYALPEDITEVKAKMIMTVFACLMAMDYVPNMDSAKSAPPVAAVVQAPVPQQLPQPPVLVDNEPTAAAPATVVTNGTNGNGTVGDDEEEHHLQEEPQEASEESTTVPTTTASETIPSTSPTPPQTNDEFAD
- the LOC121590423 gene encoding uncharacterized protein LOC121590423; this translates as MKHQQVVPDYAAMVKTSGTCLCLVFSGWVLFKLVQAIFWLPGYLEKNQEQLYRRVEERSRMLPDEEVDRVKTSSKARDHTSAECTNKERSLDEGPTSETIMEEKGENDAVECEADNKKDK